From Petrotoga mexicana DSM 14811:
TCAAGGTCAATAGACTTCCAAACCAGATATCCCAAGCACCCAAGCCTCCTATTATATTAGCCAACAGAGCACCTACGTAGATACCGGGAATGAATGCAGGATCGAGAAAAGTCAGAACTACAAAAGCTTCAGCGATTCGAACCTGTATAGGACCGAAACTGATAGGTTGAAAGATTATACAAAGAACTACATATAATGCCGCAATTAAAGAGGCTCTAACGATTCTAATTGAACTCATGTTTCCCTCCAACAAAAAAATCTGGTAAAGCATTTCAACTTTACCAGATTATCTTTAACTTAAAGTTTTTATTGATTTAAAAGTTGGTCTATATTTTCGAGTATTTGTTGCCTTTGATTTGCTCTCTCTTCATCAAGGTCTTCTGTGTTTAATGATTTTAAGGTACTTTTTATTGTTTCTAAATCTTGCCTTACAGATTCAATATCTCCAGTTGAATTATAATAATCTAAAATGTAGGAATAAACCGTTGCATAATAGTCAAAAGCTACATTTGGATCATCGGGTTTTGTTTGGTATAGTTTTCCAATAACCTCTATAGCATCTGGATTCATTTCTCTTAAGGTTACGAGAGAATTTTCCAGGGCTTCATTCATTTGTTCTATATCGTTTGTTAATTCATCGTATTTGTTCTGAATTTCT
This genomic window contains:
- a CDS encoding QueT transporter family protein is translated as MSSIRIVRASLIAALYVVLCIIFQPISFGPIQVRIAEAFVVLTFLDPAFIPGIYVGALLANIIGGLGAWDIWFGSLLTLIAGIITWKMPNEYLAPLPPILINAFGVSAYVAPLYGVPYFFSVLWVGVGEAVATYIIGLPILKIFKRNFYN